The Halorubrum salinarum genome segment CCTCGTCGACGACACGATGTGGGCGCGGTTCACGCAGGACCTCCGCGCGGCGGCGCCGGACGCCGAGTGGGGGCTCGCGAGCGAGGCGCTCGCCGACCTCCGGGTGCGGAAGGACGACGCCGAGCTGACGGCCCTCCGCGAGGCGGCCGGGGTCGCGGACGCGGTCGTCGGCGACCTCCGCGACCTGGGCGCCGACGCGGTCGGGATGACGGAGGCGGCGCTCGCGGAGTGGATCGCGGACCGGCTGACCGAGCGCGGCGGGCGCGGGGTCAGCTTCGAGACGGTCGTCGGGGCGGGCGAGAACGGCGCGAAGCCCCACCACGGCCACGGCGACCGCGAGATCCGGGCTGGCGAGCCGGTCGTCTTGGACTTCGGGACGCGCGTCGACGGGTACCCGTCGGACCAGACGCGGACGCTCGCCTTCGGCGGCGAGCCGAGCGAGGCGTACCGCGAGGTCCACGAAGTCGTGCGCGAGGCGCAGGCGGCCGGCGTCGAGGCGGTCGGGCCGGGCGTCCCCGCGTCGGCCGTCGACCGCGCCGCGCGCGAGGTCGTCGAGGCGGCCGGGTACGGCGACGCGTTCGTCCACCGGACCGGCCACGGCGTGGGCCTGGACGTCCACGAGGAGCCGTACCTCGTCGCCGGCAACGACCGCCCGCTGGAGCCGGGGATGGTCTGCTCCGTCGAGCCCGGAATCTACCTCGACGGGCGGTTCGGCTGTCGGATCGAGGACCTCGTGGTCGTCACC includes the following:
- a CDS encoding M24 family metallopeptidase → MTDDAHADRSGGERPADAHERRRELAAQRLDEAGAAGLVAFPSRNLQYLTGFAEEPGERHFFLVVPAASAADPEPALLVPALYETQIREATTVGEVRTWSDGDDPVAATRELLADRGLDSGRLLVDDTMWARFTQDLRAAAPDAEWGLASEALADLRVRKDDAELTALREAAGVADAVVGDLRDLGADAVGMTEAALAEWIADRLTERGGRGVSFETVVGAGENGAKPHHGHGDREIRAGEPVVLDFGTRVDGYPSDQTRTLAFGGEPSEAYREVHEVVREAQAAGVEAVGPGVPASAVDRAAREVVEAAGYGDAFVHRTGHGVGLDVHEEPYLVAGNDRPLEPGMVCSVEPGIYLDGRFGCRIEDLVVVTEDGCERLNRTDRGWA